The Papio anubis isolate 15944 chromosome 1, Panubis1.0, whole genome shotgun sequence genome window below encodes:
- the C1QTNF12 gene encoding adipolin, whose protein sequence is MRRWAWAVVAVLLGGLGARPEAQRTQQPGQRADPPNATASASSREGLPKAPKPSQASGPELSDAHMTWLNFVRRPDDSALRKRCGSRDKKQRDLLGPPGPPGPPGPPGPPGAEVTPEILLREFQELLKEATEHRFSGLLDPLLPQRVGLRLVGEAFHCRLQGPRRVDKRTLVELHGFQAPAAQGAFLRGSGLSLASGRFTAPASGIFQFSASLLVDHSELQGKARLRARDVVRVLICIESLCQRHMSLEAISGLESNSRVFTAQVQGLLQLQAGQYASVFVDNGSGAVLTIQAGSSFSGLLLGM, encoded by the exons ATGCGGCGCTGGGCCTGGGCCGTGGTCGCGGTCCTCCTGGGGGGCCTCGGGGCCCGGCCGGAGGCGCAGAGGACGCAGCAGCCTGGCCAGCGCGCGGATCCCCCCAACGCCACCGCCAGCGCGTCCTCCCGCGAGGGGCTGCCCAAGGCCCCCAAG CCATCCCAGGCCTCAGGACCTGAGCTCTCCGACGCCCACATGACATGGCTGAACTTTGTCCGGCGGCCGGACGACAGCGCCTTGAGGAAGCGGTGCGGAAGCAGGGACAAGAAGCAG CGGGACCTCTTGGGTCCCCCAGGACCTCCTGGGCCCCCCGGCCCCCCAGGACCTCCAGGTGCAGAAGTTACCCCGGAGATTCTGCTGCGCGAGTTTCAGGAGCTGCTGAAAG AGGCCACGGAGCACCGGTTCTCAGGGCTCCTGGACCCACTGCTGCCCCAGCGGGTGGGCCTGCGGCTGGTGGGAGAGGCCTTTCATTGCCGGCTGCAGGGCCCCCGCCGGGTGGACAAGCGGACACTGGTGGAGCTGCATGGTTTCCAGGCT CCTGCTGCCCAAGGCGCCTTCCTGCGAGGCTCCGGTCTGAGCCTGGCCTCAGGTCGGTTCACAGCCCCCGCGTCCGGCATCTTCCAGTTCTCTGCCAGTCTGCTCGTGG ACCACAGTGAGCTGCAGGGCAAGGCCCGGCTGCGGGCCCGGGACGTGGTGCGTGTTCTCATCTGCATCGAGTCGTTGTGCCAGCGCCACAT GTCCCTGGAGGCCATCTCAGGCCTGGAGAGCAACAGCAGGGTCTTCACGGCACAGGTGCAGGGGCTGCTGCAGCTGCAG GCTGGACAGTACGCTTCTGTGTTTGTGGACAATGGCTCCGGGGCCGTCCTCACCATCCAGGCGGGCTCCAGCTTCTCCGGGCTGCTCCTGGGCATGTGA
- the B3GALT6 gene encoding LOW QUALITY PROTEIN: beta-1,3-galactosyltransferase 6 (The sequence of the model RefSeq protein was modified relative to this genomic sequence to represent the inferred CDS: inserted 3 bases in 2 codons; deleted 1 base in 1 codon) codes for MKLLWRAWRRRXGAKSGALALCGAALLYLAMRGRAWGPGGLVSACPRPSDMPARAACLLVVLVAGRRPLRRRARKVIRSTWLARRGAPGDAGASAGISAGSSAHXRALEREQARHGDLLLLPALRDAYENLTAKVLAMLAWLDEHVAFEFVLKADDDSFARLDALLAELRARDPARRRRLYWGFFSGRGRVKPGGRWREAAWQLCDYYLPYALGGGYVLSADLVRYLRLSRDYLRAWHSEDVSLGAWLAPVDVQREHDPRFDTEYRSRGCSNQYLVTHKQSLEDMLEKHATLARQGRLCKREVQLRLSYVYDWSAPPSQCCQRREGIP; via the exons ATGAAGTTGCTGTGGCGCgcgtggcggcggcg cggcgcgaaGTCTGGCGCGCTGGCGCTGTGCGGGGCGGCGCTGCTCTACCTGGCGATGCGCGGGCGAGCCTGGGGCCCAGGAGGATTGGTGTCGGCCTGCCCTCGCCCCTCTGATATGCCTGCGCGCGCCGCC TGCCTTCTGGTCGTGCTGGTGGCTGGAAGGCGTCCCCTGCGCCGCCGAGCGCGAAAAGTGATCCGCAGCACGTGGCTGGCGCGGCGCGGGGCCCCGGGCGATGCGGGCGCTTCTGCTGGCATATCGGCCGGCTCCAGCGCCC AGCGCGCCCTGGAGCGGGAGCAGGCGCGGCACGGggacctgctgctgctgcccgCGCTGCGCGACGCCTACGAAAACCTCACGGCCAAGGTGCTGGCCATGCTGGCCTGGCTGGACGAGCACGTGGCCTTCGAGTTCGTGCTCAAGGCGGACGACGACTCCTTCGCGCGGCTGGACGCGCTGCTGGCGGAGCTGCGCGCCCGCGACCCcgcgcgccgccgccgcctctaCTGGGGCTTCTTCTCGGGCCGCGGCCGCGTCAAGCCCGGGGGACGCTGGCGCGAGGCCGCCTGGCAGCTCTGCGACTACTACCTGCCCTACGCGCTGGGCGGCGGCTACGTGCTCTCGGCAGACCTGGTGCGCTACCTGCGCCTCAGCCGCGACTACCTGCGCGCCTGGCACAGCGAGGACGTGTCTCTGGGCGCCTGGCTGGCGCCGGTGGACGTGCAGCGCGAGCACGACCCGCGCTTCGACACCGAGTACCGGTCCCGCGGCTGCAGCAACCAGTACCTGGTGACGCACAAGCAGAGCCTGGAGGACATGCTGGAGAAGCACGCGACGCTGGCGCGCCAGGGCCGCCTGTGCAAGCGCGAGGTGCAGCTGCGCCTGTCCTACGTGTACGACTGGTCCGCGCCGCCCTCGCAGTGCTGCCAGAGAAGGGAGGGCATCCCCTGA
- the UBE2J2 gene encoding ubiquitin-conjugating enzyme E2 J2 isoform X2 — protein sequence MTPYEGGYYHGKLIFPREFPFKPPSIYMITPNGRFKCNTRLCLSITDFHPDTWNPAWSVSTILTGLLSFMVEKGPTLGSIETSDFTKRQLAAQSLAFNLKDKVFCELFPEVVEEIKQKQKAQDELSSKPQTLPLPDVVPDGETHLVQNGIQLLNGHAPGAVPNLAGLQQANRHHGLLGGALANLFVIVGFAAFAYTVKYVLRSIAQE from the exons ATGACCCCTTACGAAG GTGGCTATTATCATGGAAAACTAATTTTTCCCAGAGAATTTCCTTTCAAACCTCCTAGTATTTATATGATAACTCCCAATGGAAGATTTAAGTGCAACACCAG GCTGTGTCTTTCTATCACGGATTTCCACCCGGACACGTGGAACCCAGCCTGGTCTGTCTCCACCATCCTGACCGGGCTCCTGAGCTTCATGGTGGAGAAGGGCCCCACCCTGGGCAGTATAGAGACGTCGGACTTCACG aAAAGACAACTGGCAGCGCAGAGTTTAGCGTTTAATTTGAAAGATAAAGTCTTTTGTGAATTATTTCCTGAAGTTGTGGAG gaaattaaacaaaaacagaaagcacaaGACGAACTCAGTAGCAAACCCCAGACTCTTCCCTTGCCAGACGTGGTTCCAGACGGGGAGACGCACCTCGTACAGAATGGGATTCAGCTTCTCAACGGGCATGCGCCGGGGGCCGTCCCGAACCTCGCGGGGCTCCAGCAGGCCAACCGGCACCACGGACTCCTGGGCGGCGCCCTGGCGAACTTGTTCGTTATAGTTGGGTTTGCAGCCTTTGCGTACACGGTCAAGTACGTGCTGAGGAGCATCGCGCAGGAGTGA